From the genome of Thauera chlorobenzoica:
GCCGCCGCCGACGAGTCCCACCCGCTGGTGGCGCTGCTCGCCGCCCGCCCCGGCGTGGTGGTCGAGATCATCGAGAACAGCAGCATCAACGATGCCGATCTCAGCGACGCGATGGTCGCCGCCTTCGCCGGCACCCCGGTCGAGCTCGCCCTCGACGACATCGGCGCGCCGCGCACGATGCTGTCGCTGCCGATCCTGCTCGCGGTCGATTTCCTCAAGTTCGACCGCTCGTGGACCCTGCACCCGGACGATCCGGTGCGCGTCGCCGCACTGCGCCACCTGGTCGCCTTCGCCCGCGAGTGCGGCAAGCAGACGGTGCTGGAAGGCATCGAGCACGAATGGCAGCGCGCGTTCGCCGCCGCGATCGGCTTCGACCACGTCCAGGGCTTCCTCTACCGTCACCTGTTCCGCCGCACCGCTTGCCTGGCCGGCGTGGCGGGGGACGGCGCAGCCGCGCTGCCGGCCGCAGCCTGATACCCTGGCGCTCGCCGGCGCATCGCCCGGAGTGTGAAAATGGC
Proteins encoded in this window:
- a CDS encoding EAL domain-containing protein — protein: MHPRLPAQALLELIEQRRFGVEYQPVLALADGAIIGYEALARFYDAHGRALAPQQVFDSLHSSPLSLFQVEYEMKRLQLAHAPREAGRLFVNLDPDAFQVAAADESHPLVALLAARPGVVVEIIENSSINDADLSDAMVAAFAGTPVELALDDIGAPRTMLSLPILLAVDFLKFDRSWTLHPDDPVRVAALRHLVAFARECGKQTVLEGIEHEWQRAFAAAIGFDHVQGFLYRHLFRRTACLAGVAGDGAAALPAAA